A portion of the Parvularculales bacterium genome contains these proteins:
- a CDS encoding enoyl-CoA hydratase-related protein, giving the protein MAYEFCDIKREDHLLTITINRPERMNALHTPANEELSRVFDDFAADSELWVAIITGAGEKAFSAGNDLKWQAEGNEVRMPEKGFAGLTARYDLNKPVIAAVNGVAMGGGFEIALACDLIVASEKALFALPEPRVGLAALAGGMHRLPRQIPMKQAMGMLLTGRHVSAAEGQKLGFVNEVMAPDVLMEAARRWADEIMACSPMSIWATKESVYGGLDEPTLESAVAKPYDAVRALFKSDDAREGPRAFAEKRAPRWQGH; this is encoded by the coding sequence ATGGCGTATGAGTTTTGCGACATAAAGAGAGAGGATCATTTACTGACTATCACCATCAACCGTCCTGAGCGGATGAATGCTCTGCACACGCCTGCTAATGAGGAATTGTCCAGAGTATTTGATGATTTTGCTGCCGATTCTGAATTGTGGGTGGCGATCATTACAGGGGCTGGAGAAAAAGCCTTTAGCGCTGGCAATGATCTTAAATGGCAAGCGGAAGGCAATGAAGTGCGTATGCCGGAGAAGGGGTTTGCCGGTCTGACGGCGCGGTACGATTTGAACAAACCTGTTATCGCTGCTGTTAATGGGGTAGCCATGGGGGGCGGGTTTGAGATTGCCTTGGCGTGTGATTTGATTGTGGCGTCAGAAAAAGCTCTGTTTGCTTTACCGGAGCCACGTGTGGGGTTGGCGGCATTAGCGGGAGGTATGCATCGTTTGCCTAGACAAATCCCCATGAAACAAGCCATGGGCATGTTGCTGACCGGACGTCATGTATCGGCGGCTGAAGGTCAAAAGTTGGGGTTCGTGAATGAGGTTATGGCACCGGATGTATTAATGGAGGCCGCCCGGCGGTGGGCTGATGAAATTATGGCTTGCTCGCCTATGTCTATTTGGGCCACAAAAGAATCTGTCTATGGTGGCCTTGATGAGCCAACCTTGGAAAGTGCTGTGGCAAAACCTTATGACGCCGTACGCGCTTTGTTTAAGAGTGATGATGCCCGCGAAGGCCCGCGTGCCTTTGCAGAAAAACGTGCACCCCGCTGGCA